The sequence AACAACCCCCACCCCCCTGCCCCCACCAAAAAAAGGAACCTAATTACATAAAACAAAGGCAGGGTAGAAATCATTTAATAGATGACATCATTCTTAGAAATATATGATTCCCGATACCTGTTCATGGTTGATTAAAGATCGGGACGATGGAGGACGAGAGAATCCACTCATTTGTGCTAGTGCAGCTGCAAGGGCACTTGTTCCCTGTTCTTCAATCAATTTTTGTGCAGTTGGTGTAAAAAACTCAACAGACTCGGGATGAACCCTATTGAGCGTGGCAACAACTTGCTCAGCAGATGCCTCCAAAATCTCTTGTATACCGGGTGGACTGATGAATTCAAATTTGCAGCCTACATCACGCTCTAGAGATCTAACTGTTCTCCTCTGGCTACTGGTGTACATAAGAATAGCAGTACCTTGTTTCCCTGCACGCCCAGTACGACCAGAGCGATGCACAAAAGTCTCCGGATCATTGGGAAGCTCATAATGAATAATCTGAAGGAAACAGGTGATCAACAAGGTTTAGTACTGATCGCAGTATTGATAAGAAGCTTCTAAGTCAAATATGGATCATAAATTTCTGTTGGTAAATAAATTTGAGACAATGAAGGCTTAGTTAAATCTAGGTAATATCCCAAAACTCGAACTATTAAACCTAATCCCCAAATTATAGGTTTTTCAAGTTCTTTGGTTTATTCAGCATCAGTTGCATTAGATCTAAatgaagaaaacaagaacaaaTATTGCTGGAATTTTAACAGATTTGCACATAACACTGGAGATCGGATAGTTATATGTGGACAACATACCAAATCAACATTAGGAATATCAAGTCCACGGGCTGCAACATCAGTGGCAACAAGAACTGTAAATTTTCCTTGTCGAAAACCATTCAATGTTCTCTCTCTTTGATGCTGAGATATATCACCATGTAATGCTTCAGACATTATACTATTTGTTAATGCCAATGATACTTCATCAGCATCTCTTTTTGTCTGCGTAAAAACTATAGTCTTCCCACCCTTAGCATAAACCTAAAAAACATAATAACATTCAGTAAAATTATTGAACCACCACCATAAAGATAGGAATTTACACTGACACAAAATCTTGCTTgtaaaatatatcataaataaataaaaaataacggACTCAACAATTAACAACTTGCAACAGCTAACACAACCAGTCCGAAACTAGGTAATTAGGACTAGGATTACTAGTAGGAGACCGGATAAACTTAATCAAATTTCCTAGTTCTGAATGATACCATAAGTTCGCATACAGATATGTGCATGTGTATATAGAGACTACCAAACTAAAATAGAAAAAGGTCAACAATCGGTTACTTACACTTATAAGATCGGAAAGAATTGTTCGCTTTGAAGTGGCAGTTGCTGATATAGCAAAAAGTTTTATCCCTTCTGCGAGCTTTTCTTCTTCATCGCCAACCttgattaaagaaaaagaaaagcacatTTATCGTTTTTCCTTATTTAGCTTTAAATGCATCAAAATCATGTAACACAATATTGCCTGAATTATTTGCTGATATGGAAATGAAATTCACAAGTAATTAAGGTTATGCTGCAACAAGAAAATCTGAAGAAAAAAGAAGCAACAACGAATACATTTGGATTAGGACTCATTCCAGGTAAGAAGAAAATACCAGATCTATTGTCAATGGATTGTCCAAATACTTTCGAGCCAATTTCTTTACCCAACTTGGCATAGTTGCAGAAAAAAGCATGCTCTGCCTCTCTGATGGGAGCTTTTCCAATATTACTTCCACATCCTCCTCAAACCCAACAGCAAGCATCTGATCCGCTTCATCGAGGACCAGGTACTGAACTTCATTCAGTCTAAGGCTGTTCCCATTGATTAGGTCAATTATTCTACCAGGCGTCCCAACAACTACATCAACTCCACGTGAAAGCGCACTTTGTTGAGTAACATAGGAAACACCCCCGTAAACACAAACTGTGCTCAGATAAGGTGCAGATTCCTTTATCTCCTTCTCTACTTGCTTTGCTAACTCCCTGGTAGGTGCAAGAACCAACACTCTGGGGAGGCGACCAGACCGcctgaaagaaagaagaaacaaaagcaTATGATGGTTAGTTATACATACATCAAgcaaaagatgaaataaaaaGAAGTGTATTGCATAGAGTAGAAAGAATGATTACCTGAGAGAACTTGAATGTTCATCTTCAGTAAGGCCTTTAATAATGGGAATCCCAAATGCTAGTGTCTTGCCAGTCCCAGTCTTTGCCCGAGCAATGATATCCCTACCTTCCAATGCCGGTACCAACACCGCTCTCTAATCGCAAAATACAAACCAGAAAAAGTAAGTCATCACATTGCTAACTATCATTCCTTAATTAGTGTTTTCTGTGTCAGACATTATTATCGCTGTACAAAATTGCGGCAAGCTAATCAATCTTGCCCAGGAAAATTTCTCAAATAATAAACCGAACGCAAACAATCATTGGTCGCTAAAATTCAAACCTGAATGGGGAAAAGATGCGAAATCCCACGCTTGAGGAGGGAATCAACGAGGCGCGAAGGAAGGCCAAGCTTGGAAACGTCGAGTTCTTCAGAGCTAACAGCAGAAGATCCCTCGTCGGTTTCAGAGCCAAAGCCGGCAAAGTCATCGTCGTCGGGGAAGTCATCACCGCTGCCTATCCCCTTGAATGCTTCTTCGCTGAGGACCGAAGAATTTGGAGTGGCAATGGCAGAAGTAACAAAACTAACAGTGGGCTTAAAACCTCCCTTGCCATTGTTAGTAGAAAGGTGTGCTCTGCGAACGTTGTTGAAGTGGGACTTGCTGTCCAAGCATTGCAAggaaagagaggaagaagaagtagTAGTAGTAAGCGGTGGTCGTTTGTGTAGGTCGAGAGTTGTAGAGGGAGTTTGGTATATGGAAGAAACTCCAATCAAAGAAGCCATATTGGGAATTTGAGTAGCTCCAGGGTCTCCAGGTGTTTGTTGAAAGTTCTCACAGAGAAGGGTGGGTTTATGGGGGGGAAAAGGAGGAACGAAGAATGAGAAAATGATAAGGCCACGAAGCTATTTGGGAATGTATGGCCTTTCCAATATCCACGACCGCCTCTCTCTGTTTCTCTCTCAACTCGATGTCTGGATAATTTGGCTTCAGATATTTCCACACACTGACAAATTATGGGATATTACCTCCTTATCATCTCAAATATTTTACCCCTTTTGTATCATCTCAATGTAATTATTAGGTAAGAATGGTTTTTTGTGCactagttttttttattatttacagtGGAAGtatttagtgattaattttttattgacttaaaatatttttattttaaaataatgtaTNNNNNNNNNNNNNNNNNNNNNNNNNNNNNNNNNNNNNNNNNNNNNNNNNNNNNNNNNNNNNNNNNNNNNNNNNNNNNNNNNNNNNNNNNNNNNNNNNNNNNNNNNNNNNNNttgttatactttttttttttggtatactAAATGGGGCTGGAAGCCCAAAATTACATTATAGAAATAGTTCGGGGTAGTACAACCCCTCTCGCATCATCTAAGACAATGTTCCTAAGCTCTGCAGATGGTAAGTCAACAAAATGAAATCCCGGTGCTGCCATCAAGTTTTTACGGGATAAGAAGTCTGCTCCTCTGTTTCCTTCCCTGTATGTATGTCTGAATTCAATTTTCCATTCCCTTATCGTCATTTGGTGAATTTGTCTAACTAGTGGCTCGTGATGATTCATGCATCGCTTGGGTTTGATCATTAGGTTGTACACCActctagcatcaatttcaaacacgATTCTTCTTAGTCCAAGCTCCCAAGCTGTTCTCAATCCATGTAGCAGTCCCCATAATTCTGCCTGAAAAGCTGTACAATTTCCTATATTCACCATATATCCAGCTAACCATTTATCGTGTTCATTCTTAATTATGCCACCGCATCCCGCTTTTCCAGGGTTGTCCAAGGAGGTTCCATCtgagttaattttaattcatccAATAGGGGGCGGCTTCCACGAGACTTGTATCTCTCTTTTTCGCTTGAGATAATTGATAAGAGGCTCTTTTTTAAAAGCTTCCTTTATGTTTTGGACGTAAGCCATGATGGAGGTTTTAGCTTCCGCTGGTCTTGTTGTAGCTTGGGTAAATATTTCTTTATTACGCCAACGCCACAACCACCAACAAGTTACCAGGAAGTATGTCTTCCATTTTTCCTGATTAATTCTACCAATTTCTGTTATCAAGTTCCACCTCACTCAAAGATTAAAAGGAGCTCTAAAGAACATGTTAAAGTGCTGCGGATGAATTAATTGATGCCAAACCTTAGCAGCTGGGGGGCAGTCCCTTAGTACTTGTAGAATTGTTTCTTATTGGCCTTGGCAGATGTGACAGTTCGGATTACTACCGAAAAGCCTTGCTCTTCTCTCTGCTGTTAAGAGTCTTTTGTGAATCATCAGCCATCCGAAACATTTTATTCTTTGTGGTCCTTGCCAGCTCCACAGGATTTTCCAAATTCTATCTTCaacttcattattattattacttaagCACTTGTAAGCGCTTGCTATGGTAAACTCCCCATCTTTCGAAAGATTCCAAAGGATTATGTCCTCACCTCCTTCATCAATTGGAGGAGGAGTTGCTCTTATCTTTTGGATAGCTTCGTGTGGGAGATAGCGAGCAAGAAAATGTAGGTTCCACTCTCTAGTTTCTAGTCTAATCTCTCTCACCTTGAGGCTGAGAAGCTCTTCTTCTAGAGATTTTGTCACTTTCAAACAAAGTTGCCCTTCATTTCTAACCCAGGGGTCAGTCCAAAAGTTTATAGTCTTTCCGTCACCCACCGTGAACTCTATATGTTTTATCAGTTTACTCCATTGAGCAGCCAGATTTTTCCACAAAGGAAAATCGGTTTTATAGGTTTCCATACCTTGTAGGGGGTTTCTTCCCCTCCCGTACTTGCTATACATCACTCTGACCCAAAGCGCCTCCTTTTTTGTGAACAATCTCCATAGTGTCTTCATTAGAAATGCTTGATTCATCACATGAATCCTTCGAAATCCTAAACCTCCCAGCTCCTTTGGTTTACAAATTTGTTCCCAGCTGATTGCAtgaattttcttgttattttgatCTTCTCTCCAGATGAATTTTCGTTGAAGCTTCTCAACTTTGGCTCCTATCCCTTTTGGTATGAGGGAAAAAGGCATGTCAAAATTTAAATACGGACTCACAACTGATTTAGCCAAAGTGATGCGTCCCGCCATTGATAGACAATTGACTTTCCAACCCTTGAATTTTTCTTTAACTCTATCCaggatatttttgtatttttttttttacttttttgacCATTAGTTAACAAGGCTCCTAAATATCTCCCCAAACAAGAGACTTCTTGAAAATTGCATGCTCCCTTTATACTTTCTCTAATATTATGTTCcacattttttgaaaaaaagaatagATGACTTTGCCACATTTATTTTTCATTCCTGATGCCTCTTTAAATCCTTTGAAAGTTTTCTTGATTTGCTTTATTTGGGATAGAGATGCCTCTGCAAAAAGTAAAAGATCATCTGCAAATTGTAGATGTGAAATTGGAAGTCCATCTCTTCCTACCCTCATCGGCTTCCATAGTCCCTTCCCAATATCATCCTCTATGGCATGAGATAATTTCTCCATGGCTATGACAAACAAGTATGGAGATATGGGGTCTCCCTGTCTAAGTCCCCGATTTGGTTGGAACGTCTCCGTTTTACACCCATTCCAGAGTACCTTGTATTTCACCGACTTTACACAGGCCATAATAATCTCCAGCTCCTGCTTTTTTATGCCAAACTCCCTCAAAGTGGCTTCCAGGAAGTTCCAATTTAATCTATCATACGCCTTCTCAAAATCTATCTTGAGAGCCATGAATTTCTTCTTCCCTTTCATCCTCTTCATATCATGGGTCATCTCTTGTGCTATGATAATATTATCATGTATATTTCTACCCGGTACGAAGCTTGATTGGCAGGGAGATATACGATCTTGAATGGTAGGTTTTAACTTCTCAACCAGAATTTTTGTGATGCATTTGTATATAACATTACATAATGAGATTGGTCTGAATTGTGTGATGAACTCCGGCTGATTTACCTTAGGGATCAGAGCCAAAAGGGTATTGTTGATGTTCTCTATCTCTCTTGGGTTTCTCCAAATATCTGCTACATATTTTGTAATCGATTCACCCAAAGTCTTCCAATTATCTTTGAAAAAGAGGGCTGGGTACCCGTCCTCTCCAGGAGCTTTTAACGATCCTATGTTGAACATGGCATTTTTAACATCCTCTGCGGAAGGTAGTCAACACAAGTCTTCATATTGTTCCTCTTCTGATCTTGGGAAGGTATTTTCAGTAACAAGGATTGGTCTTCTTATCATCTCATCTTgataaaactttttgaaaaaattgAGTGCTATGAGCTTTAACTCTTCAACATTCTCGCACCATGAACCATCCTCCTTTCTTAATTTTAAGATGCGGTTCCGTCTTCTTCTAATGATTGTTTTGGTGTGATAGTACTTCGTATTCCTATCACCCTCTACAATCCATTGTTGTCGTGACTTTTGAAGCCAAAAAATTTTCTCTTGGTCAAGAATCACATTAAGCTCCTCCTGTAAATTCTTTTCAAGTTCCACTAAAAATGGGTTCCTTCCATAAGTAGGTGACTTCAGAAAACCATTCAATCTATTTAAGAgtcttcttttcttcttaaaaacaTGGCCAAAATCTTCTATATTCCACTTTCTCAAACCCTCTGTCATGATGCTTAGTGCTCTGGGAACATCAACATCCTTATTCCATAACTCCTTTACAGCTCTTGTAAAATCACTGTGTGTCTTCCACATGG is a genomic window of Arachis ipaensis cultivar K30076 chromosome B06, Araip1.1, whole genome shotgun sequence containing:
- the LOC107646001 gene encoding DEAD-box ATP-dependent RNA helicase 3, chloroplastic — translated: MASLIGVSSIYQTPSTTLDLHKRPPLTTTTSSSSLSLQCLDSKSHFNNVRRAHLSTNNGKGGFKPTVSFVTSAIATPNSSVLSEEAFKGIGSGDDFPDDDDFAGFGSETDEGSSAVSSEELDVSKLGLPSRLVDSLLKRGISHLFPIQRAVLVPALEGRDIIARAKTGTGKTLAFGIPIIKGLTEDEHSSSLRRSGRLPRVLVLAPTRELAKQVEKEIKESAPYLSTVCVYGGVSYVTQQSALSRGVDVVVGTPGRIIDLINGNSLRLNEVQYLVLDEADQMLAVGFEEDVEVILEKLPSERQSMLFSATMPSWVKKLARKYLDNPLTIDLVGDEEEKLAEGIKLFAISATATSKRTILSDLISVYAKGGKTIVFTQTKRDADEVSLALTNSIMSEALHGDISQHQRERTLNGFRQGKFTVLVATDVAARGLDIPNVDLIIHYELPNDPETFVHRSGRTGRAGKQGTAILMYTSSQRRTVRSLERDVGCKFEFISPPGIQEILEASAEQVVATLNRVHPESVEFFTPTAQKLIEEQGTSALAAALAQMSGFSRPPSSRSLINHEQGWVTLQLIRDSDSRRYFSARSVTGFLAEVYSPAADEVGKIHLIADERVQGAVFDLPEEIAKELLNREIPPGNTITKVTKLPALQDDGPPGDFYGKFSDRDRSSRRGSGSGSRDRRGGFRSSRGYGGRDSDDDFGDSYRRGSRSNNKTGSSWSRAGRSSGDDWPIGGRRSSGRSSSSDRGGFGGSCFNCGESGHRASDCPNKRSFF